Part of the Thermodesulfobacteriota bacterium genome, TTCGCGGCGCTCGGCAGGAGGCTCTCGATCGTGGGCAAGAAGAGACAGGCCGTCGTCACCGGAAGGAGCGGAAGCAGGAAGGCTCTGAAGTTGATCGAGACCGGCAGGGTGAAAACGAACGGCGACCTGTACGAACTCCTCCACCCGCTCCCTCTCGAACTTTTACTGTATCTCATGGCCGGGACGGAAGAGGAGCAGGTGAAGAAGGACCTCTCAAACTACGTAACCCACCTCCGGAACGTAAAGGTCTCGCTCGGGGGTAACGACCTTAAGAAACTTGGAGTGGCCGAAGGGCCGGACATGGGAGAGATCCTCGGCGTCCTGTTCAGAAAGAAGCTCAATGGCGAGGTGGAGACGAAAAAGGACGAGGAGGAGTTCGTAAAGGAGTGGCTCGCCACCATAAAGGGCCGGGCGTAACGGCATGGAAGGGGAAAAAACCGGGCCGGATAATTTTTAAAAAGACTCACGGAGCAGCTCGCTGTCGAGAAGTGCGTTGAGTGCGAATGCCTTCAGGGCGCGTTCGTTCAGATAAGGCTCGACCGTCCGGCCCTTACAGAAGAGGTCGAACGGCTCATGGCGAAGCGGTTCCACAAGTGCCTTGGGTGCGAGCCCTGCCCGCCAGCGGAGATATGGGTGTCGAGTACTTGAAGGAGAAGGGATAGAGCCGGGCCGGGGCCCTTTCGTCATGGGGTGGAGATGGAGTCCGGCAGGTTGAAGAGTTCCCTTTCCATCTCCGGGTTCACCTCTACCGACGAGTAGCTTATGAGGAGCCGCTCCCCCTCGCCGTTCTCGATCGATACGCTCATGGGTACGACCACGCCCTCGATCTCGCGGTAGTCCTCCATGGCCGCCTTCAGCACGAGAACGCCGTCTTCGAACTTGACGAGCTTTGATACACGGCCGTCCCCGTCGGTTGAGAACTCGTAGTCGCCCCCGCTGCCGCCACTGTCCCCCCTCCCCCCCCTGCCCGCCCTCCCCCCGCCTTCGGGATACGTCCCACGGGGCATGCCCATGAGGAACGAGACGAGTTCACGGGCGCCGAAGGGATAGGGTTGCGCCGGGTCATCCCAGCGGTAGCTCTTTACCTTTCCCTCCGAGTAAAGGGCTATGCGCCGGCTGTCGCTTACCAGCACCGAAACGGCCTGTCCGAGCGGTCCGAGTATCTCAATCCTTACAAGGTCGGGCCTCTTTACCAGTATAACGGCCCTGCCCTTCAACTCCTTCGCGGTAAGCTCCACCCTGGCCCGGGCCCTTAAAGAGTCCGGGACGAGCAAAGGGGAAGGGGCCGGGAGAAGGGTTCCTGAGGTAGCGGCGGGCGGGACGGAACGGGACGTGGTGTCGGGAATACGGGAGGAGGTTAACGTGCAACCCGAAGCAAGGAAAAGGGCCAGGAGAAGGGGAAAAAATACCCTCGGAAAGGAAAGCACCGCTACTCGCTCTCGCCCCCGAGGTCCGCCTTGACCCTGTCCAACTTGCTCTTGAGCGCCTCGTTATCCGGGTCGAGCAGGTTGGCCTTCTCGTACGCGTCCCTGGCCTTTTTCTTGAAACTCCCCTTCAAGTAGGCATCTCCGAGGTGCTCGACCACGACCGGGTCTTCGGGGAGGTACTGGGTGGCCTTCTCCAGTTCCATGACCGCCTTATCGAACTCCCCCTTTTTGTAATATACCCATCCGAGACTGTCGATGATATGACCGCTTTCGGGCTTAACGGCAAGGGCCTTCTTTACGTACTCTTCCGCCTCATCGAGCCTTATACCCTTTTCGGCGAAGGTATATCCCACGTAGTTGAGCGCATTGGCATGTCCGGGATCGAGGTCTATGACCTTGAGCATGGTATTTACCGACTCCTCGTACCTGTCGGCCTCGTCGTATAGAACGCCGAGGGTAAAGAGCAGGTCGGTATTATCGGGGGAGAGTTCAAGCGCCTCCTCGATGGCCGCCATGGCCTCGGTGAACTTACCCGCCTCTCTCAAGACCGAAGCGAGGAGCCTGTAGAGTTCCGCGTCGCCGCCCTTCAACTCTATGGCCTCCCTTATCGCCGCCACCGCGTCATCGACCCTGCCCTGCCTCTCGTATATAAAAGCCGTGTGTATCTTGGCGTCCACAAACACCTTGTCGTTGGCGGGTATCTTCTTGAACTCCTCTATGGCCTTTTCAAACTCCCCCTTCTCCTCATAGGTCGCACCGAGATAATAACGGGCCCTGTGCGCCTGCGGCTTCTCCTCAAGCACCCACCTGAACTCGGCCGCGGCCTTATCGAACATCTGTTGCTCGAAGTAGATGAGCCCGATCTTGGTCATGGCGTCGAGCCTGTCGGGCTTGCTCTTCTTTAGCTCATCATACAGGCCGAGGGCCTCATCGAGCCTGTTCTGCTGGATAAAGAGGGTCGCGAGCCTGTTCTTGAGCTCACGGCTGTGCGGCACGACTTCGAGCGCTTTCCGGTAGGTCTCTATCGCCTTATCCACCTGCTTGGCCTGCTCGTAGGCGAGGCCGAGCTCCAGGTATACGGAGCCGAAGGACGGGTTTATGTCGATGGCCCTGCTGAAGTGTTCGGCGGCCTTTGCGTAGTGCGACCTCGCCGCCTCTACCCTGCCCAGGTAGTAATAGCCGACGGCGGAATCGGGCCTTTGCTCAACGAGCCTCTCAAAGACGTCGGTGGCCTCATCGAACCTCCCCTTCTTCGCATAAAAAGCGCCCAGGAAGATATAGGCCTTGCGCCCCTCACGGTCGAGCTCTATCGCCGTCTCGAGCTCCTTTATGGCCTCCTCCTCCTTCCCGGTGAGGAGGTATATCTCCCCGAGAAAGAGATGGGCGGGCACGTAGGTGGGGTCGACGTCGACGGCCTTCTCAAGCAGGCTCTCCGCGAGCTCGTTATCACCCTTCCTTATGTAGAGGTGTGACAGGTCGGTATAGAGGAGCGGAGAGAGCGGGTCGGCCTGTATGGCCCTCCTGTAATAGACAATGGCCCCGTCTATGTCGCCCTTCTTGCGGGACAGGTGCGCCATGGAAAAGAAGTAGTAGGCGCTGGCGTTGGGCCGGTGGGGCGTCAGGACCCTCACAAAGCCCTTGTCTGGAGCGATGTTCCTGCCTCCTCCCGCCACGGACACCGAACTGCAGGCCGGGACCAGTAAGAGCAGGGGTAAGGCCAGAAATAATGCGCGGCCGCTATGTATGTAACTTTTCATCATGTATGCCTCCTGCGATTGCTTTGCTGCAAATGCCC contains:
- a CDS encoding tetratricopeptide repeat protein, coding for MKSYIHSGRALFLALPLLLLVPACSSVSVAGGGRNIAPDKGFVRVLTPHRPNASAYYFFSMAHLSRKKGDIDGAIVYYRRAIQADPLSPLLYTDLSHLYIRKGDNELAESLLEKAVDVDPTYVPAHLFLGEIYLLTGKEEEAIKELETAIELDREGRKAYIFLGAFYAKKGRFDEATDVFERLVEQRPDSAVGYYYLGRVEAARSHYAKAAEHFSRAIDINPSFGSVYLELGLAYEQAKQVDKAIETYRKALEVVPHSRELKNRLATLFIQQNRLDEALGLYDELKKSKPDRLDAMTKIGLIYFEQQMFDKAAAEFRWVLEEKPQAHRARYYLGATYEEKGEFEKAIEEFKKIPANDKVFVDAKIHTAFIYERQGRVDDAVAAIREAIELKGGDAELYRLLASVLREAGKFTEAMAAIEEALELSPDNTDLLFTLGVLYDEADRYEESVNTMLKVIDLDPGHANALNYVGYTFAEKGIRLDEAEEYVKKALAVKPESGHIIDSLGWVYYKKGEFDKAVMELEKATQYLPEDPVVVEHLGDAYLKGSFKKKARDAYEKANLLDPDNEALKSKLDRVKADLGGESE